The segment cgaatttattggtgcgaccatcgcatctttgcaaaagagaatcaagaagggccctctcttgtaTATGGCTTCCAGCTCAAATAACGCGCAAacgtgtccttcgaataatctccccaaaggtcgaggggtcatgttaactttcaattcacataaggtctccacaaccggcagtcaaatagcaacgcccattaactagggttgaccgccataatcacaagctcatcgcgataataacaacacattcaacacgcagattgacaaaaagtttaagcggaaaNNNNNNNNNNNNNNNNNNNNNNNNNNNNNNNNNNNNNNNNNNNNNNNNNNNNNNNNNNNNNNNNNNNNNNNNNNNNNNNNNNNNNNNNNNNNNNNNNNNNNNNNNNNNNNNNNNNNNNNNNNNNNNNNNNNNNNNNNNNNNNNNNNNNNNNNNNNNNNNNNNNNNNNNNNNNNNNNNNNNNNNNNNNNNNNNNNNNNNNNNNNNNNNNNNNNNNNNNNNNNNNNNNNNNNNNNNNNNNNNNNNNNNNNNNNNNNNNNNNNNNNNNNNNNNNNNNNNNNNNNNNNNNNNNNNNNNNNNNNNNNNNNNNNNNNNNNNNNNNNNNNNNNNNNNNNNNNNNNNNNNNNNNNNNNNNNNNNNNNNNNNNNNNNNNNNNNNNNNNNNNNNNNNNNNNNNNNNNNNNNNNNNNNNNNNNNNNNNNNNNNNNNNNNNNNNNNNNNNNNNNNNNNNNNNNNNNNNNNNNNNNNNNNNNNNNNNNNNNNNNNNNNNNNNNNNNNNNNNNNNNNNNNNNNNNNNNNNNNNNNNNNNNNNNNNNNNNNNNNNNNNNNNNNNNNNNNNNNNNNNNNNNNNNNNNNNNNNNNNNNNNNNNNNNNNNNNNNNNNNNNNNNNNNNNNNNNNNNNNNNNNNNNNNNNNNNNNNNNNNNNNNNNNNNNNNNNNNNNNNNNNNNNNNNNNNNNNNNNNNNNNNNNNNNNNNNNNNNNNNNNNNNNNNNNNNNNNNNNNNNNNNNNNNNNNNNNNNNNNNNNNNNNNNNNNNNNNNNNNNNNNNNNNNNNNNNNNNNNNNNNNNNNNNNNNNNNNNNNNNNNNNNNNNNNNNNNNNNNNNNNNNNNNNNNNNNNNNNNNNNNNNNNNNNNNNNNNNNNNNNNNNNNNNNNNNNNNNNNNNNNNNNNNNNNNNNNNNNNNNNNNNNNNNNNNNNNNNNNNNNNNNNNNNNNNNNNNNNNNNNNNNNNNNNNNNNNNNNNNNNNNNNNNNNNNNNNNNNNNNNNNNNNNNNNNNNNNNNNNNAGGTTTTAAACcagaactctcgcttattaaacagtagatataaaatgttaaacagagacccattttgttaaacagagacgagaatactttaaacgagacaacaaatgttaaactcagaatatctcatttcttaaacgtcaacctcatttgtaaaatcgcaaccatatcaaacgaaacggaaatgtacattataaatattacacaaatcataacaatcgaaaaaactatttcgatagtgtatacatactgaaaaatgcaaaacaaaaaccctagccgagaaatctccctcgcagactaacaaaaccccaaatgAGAAATCccctcgcagacttcaatatcttccaacaaaaaaagcagagcacaaaaacaaaaccgaaaaaaatctttcttttagaatgtaagcagttaacataaaaaccatactcaataccttagatcgcagaatcgatgaaatgccaactagttacatggggacttctccttcgagataccgggtggaaaggaaaaaaagtcgatgaaatgccaattacggaggcttcacggtagagacaactttcgAGACGACtttcgaaatggaaaagtcaagacgtgagtcgagaaaaagcaattaaactgggctccaataaattgctcTCTGGGTTACTCCCTActgaaaaccgcccacttcctctcaaatcgccgagatggtcgcAGCCCAcaactccccatgcaagggcattttcgtccaaaaaaatttgaaactcactccgctcacatccgctataggggttttgggggtttgaaaaaaacatagacttttaaaaTGAGGGGTTTTGTGATCGAAAAACTAATCTGGGGTATTTTTGacaattttacaaatttaaagggtttttttggcaatttccacttttaattattgacttggcttttaatttaatttttttttttaattgactaATTGTAGCTATATATTTCCAACAACCTCACCCCAAATCAGCCGGTCATTGgtattgatattaatatattaaaaatcattaaaaaaaaataattaattttggaaattaaaaaatctTGAGTAATTTCGTCCTTTTCAAGCGTCACCTTTACTTCTTCCcgtagagaaagagagagagagagagagagagaaagagtgaaGATCGCCTTCGAGAGTGGAAgagacacagagagagagacacggagagagagagagagagagagagagagagagagagagagagagatggagatggagatggcgGTGATGGATGGAGTGGATTTTAGTAAACTTCCAGAGGGATGCATCTCGAATGTGTTGTCGTTAACCTCGCCTCCAGAGGTATGTAGGTTTGCGATGGTTTCCCATGTCTTCTTCTCAGCCGCCGCCTCCGACACAGTCTGGGAACGCTTTATTCCTTCCGATATCGACGAGATCTTGTTGCGCGCCGTCGATCACATCGAATGCTCGTCCAAACGGGAGTTGTACTTCCGCCTCTGCAATCCAATTCTCATCAATGATGGCAAGATGGTAAATCATGGATTTTTCTTATAGctgtttttcaattttcaattgaTGATTTGTTCTAGGTTTCTTTACTCTTTCTCTTTAAAGTTACCCAAATCTATCAATTGTTATTTGATTGTTATAAATGAATGGTTTTGATgcacgatttttttttttttaatttacttggaTGGATGGCAGAGTTTTTTCTTGGAGAAATCAAGTGGGAAGAAGTGCTACATGTTGTCGGCGAAACTGTTGTCAATTACATGGGCTGATACTTCGCATTACTGGAGGTGGATTTCTGTTGATAATaccaggttttttttttctctctctctctcttttattacttatttttaattatttttttcatttatttatctcATTTAAGTGCCTATTGATtcatttgttttgtatatattttatctattttggaattaattaatttttgtagcATTTACTACCATTCACTGTATCTGTTTGTTTCTTTTAGTAACTGAAGGGATAACATACATTTGCACTGAATAGTTTGGTACCCCAAACCAAATTActtgtattttataaaattttttttttcaaaaaactagTAGAATTTGAATTATGAATATGAGGGAATGAACTGTGTGCTATTGCAGGGTGTTACAACATCTTGTATTTTGGTGGTAGTgagtatattttcaaaagtgTCAATGTAATAGTTGAATTGTTTTCATTCATAATGGAAAGTTGCAGAACACTGTTAGTGTTTGTGGCAAAATagcttgtttatatttttagataaagtgGTTTGTTATTATTTCCACAGTAAAACAATAACTCGAGATGGTTTAAATCAGGTTTGTCAGGTGAAAATAATTTCGGCAGACAAGTCTTACTTATTAAGTTGATCTTATATTCACTCACTTGCCCTTGAATGATAATTTATGGGATTATGTTTGAAACACAAATGTTGAAGTAAAGGATtggtctattttttttttattcaaaaatatggaTAATTGATCTCAATTTCAtctgaaaaacaaagaataaacaaTTTGTCTGAAAAGTATGCATAAACAATTCAACCAATCtgtatagttttataattaagAAATCAGGGTAAGTTGCATTGTCTGTTAAAAGAACAAAAGGCATTTGGGTGGTTGTTTAAGTACAACAGAGCGTTGATGTTGTTGGTCtggcatgtgtgtgtgtatatatatacaggttCGAGGAGGTGGCAGAACTATTAGATGTGTGTTGGCTGGAGATCCGTGGATCGCTGGACACTAGGCAGCTATCACAGCTTACCAAATACGCTGCATATCTGGTCTTCAACCTCACAGAAGCCTCTCGTGGCCTGGATCACCCATCTCAGGAGACATCGGTGAAGCTAGGAGCACATGTCTCCTCTCACATTACTCGCTTAATGACCCCCCTTGAAACTGAATATAGTGCATATGGATATGATTGGATGGAGAACGAGCTGAGTGACCATTCTGACAATGATGATTATGAAGATCTAGTGGCTCAGGTCATAGAATTACAGAGTACCACTGAAGTTGTCTCAAGAGAGGATGGCTGGATGGAGATTGAACTTGGTGAGTTTGACACTGAATGTGGTGATGATGGGGAAGTGGAGATGAACTTCATGGAGATCAAAGGAGGCCATTGGAAGCGTGGCCTCATTGTCCAAGGTATTGAGATCCGTCCTAGAAAGTAAGTTTTAGTCTTGCATCACTTTTCTGTCAAGCTTTCCTATGTATAACTTTCACCTATTGTGTTAAATATGTTTGGActttacttaaataattatacaataataataaaaaaaaaacctcattgtTCATATGGATAAACTTGTAACAgtgttacttttatttttattttttgttttatgagtCATTATCAAACAGATGTGTTTCTTTCTACCTGATACTTGTGGTCTTTAAATAAATAGTATCTGCAACTGATTTTGAACAATTAAGCCATTGTATGTTTTTCTCCCTTTATTTTAGGATGTGCATGGCAAAACGTTAATtgcagataaaaaaaaagtaagagaaaGCATAGAACAGAGAGACAGACAcaggaagaagagaaaagattAAATAGGTGTATAAACAGTATAAGAACTATTGTATTTAACTGGATGATAAGGTTGTAGGttggtttatattttgtttattttcttctccCGGCTGGTTGTAAATAGCTTTTGATGGTTGTGATTGGTTGGGATGCTGTTATGAATACTGtacattcttattttttttaaaaaaattactgttgaaattactatttattaaatTGAAAGATTTGTAGCATATTGTAGCACATTCATTATTTCTTCATGACTTAGCAAACATTGAACATGTGATTAATATATTctctgttttattttatctcttttaaCTTTGAAGGCTTCTTTAACTCATGCTTGCAAATAACAAGTTCAAAATTATGTTATGATTATGACCACTGTGAAGACAATTAAAAGCATCTATTTGGTTGAGAAATCTATTTGATCAATTTTACAAAAAGCATACAGTGTCATACGCATTTCTttagtttttggatttttataggagaatgaatcacaaagtctttctttgtaatttctttataatttctttattttttttttctatcaactGATTAATATaaggaagaataaataaataaatctgtgatttattcacatttatttaaaaaacaataataaataaattaaaaggttTTTAATTCAGTGATATTAACTTTGCTATGAAAAGTATAGTGAAATATCTCAAATTTAAGTTTAACCATATTTATATGGTGGTGATGAGTCTTTAATATGAGTATTGATTTGTAACTCCTGAGGATGCATAAATcacatgattaattttttaagtcgGTCTTTAACTAATTCTATTTatcacatcaaaataaataaataataaatcacagAGTTACACAATCACACATAGACGTACACTCACAATTTGTGAATATTGTTGTTGATTAGGTTCTTAGAGGCGGCGAAGCCGGTGGACAGGATGATGtaaaaaatttagatatatCTTGTTGGGCATTGGTTGTAGCAATtgatttttaactttattttcatGAACAAATCATggaataattatataaaaatatgaactaattttttgtatttatataatatttgatattccatattataaaaaataaaatttgttttcaaaattaataatatatatatacatatattataaaaacgaCAATAGTTATATACATCAATACATGCTCATAGGCCACAGGTCTGAAATAGATCATCCATTTTATACATCCTCGCTCAAAGATATGACATTTGAACTACAAATTTATACTAGTAATTGaaaatttcttaatattataatttttttttgacaaaaacgACAAGCACTAAATCAGAAGACATGTAAATGTAGAAGTGCATCAGTTACGATGATTTAAATAACCTTTTAGGGATAAACCCCTTTGCCAAGCAATCATAGAGGGGAGACCTGACAAGAGACGTGAATACCTGATTTATTTAGTGATATTTATcctggtttattttattttattttatttttttgacaaaaacgACAAACActtttaaaatagaaatagatatatatatttaaattactgAAAATGTGATTAATTTATTCCCTGTTTTATTGTTACCTCATCATATATATAGGCCGTCATCATGCTTGTAGCGTAGAATACCTTATTTAGTTACTCTAATATAATCAATCTATCTCTTTGatctctctaatataatttgtctttAAGCGTGGTCTCATTGTCCAAGGTATTGAGATTCATCCTACAAAGCTTTAGTCTTGCTTCACTTTTCTATCAAGTTTTTCTATGTATAACTTTCACCTATTGTGTTAGATATAATattgaactttaaaaaaaataaatgacttcTTCgtcatgtgtgtgtgtatatcaTTTAACTATTTAGAAATTGAAAGTACAACACAATAATATGTTAATTCctgatattatatattataaaataaatttatgcaaacactaaaaaaaagaaacaaccagtttaatcaaatttaaaatattgaaaaacataaataaaaaaaaaaaaaaaactttcttaaaaaaatgaaagagtgCGTAAGCAATTTCGGTATTATTCAAGGGGTGTCATGTAAAACTctcttgaaatttatatttaaatttatttaaatctttaaaaatgacgtgtcttcattcattcattcactgACGGCTTTTGGTGATGAATAGTTTCCAACACGCGTCCTCGTTCTCATCGCCTTCGCTCTGAGAATCGCCGGAGAAAACGGGAGAGAGGCGGCGGTGATGGTGGATTTCGGTAGATTGCCGGAGGAATGCATCTTGCATGTGCTGTCCCGAACCTCACCGGAAGATGTTTGCCGGGCAGCCATGGTTTGCCCGGTTTTCCGTTCCGCCGCGAACTTCGACTTCCTCTGGGAAAAGTTTCTCCCTTTCGATGTGGATGACATCTTATCGCGCGCCGTTGATCGCATAGAGTACTCGTCCAAGAAGGAGTTGTACTTCAACCTCTGCGATCCAATTTTCATCGATGATGGCAAGATGGTAAAGCATCGATGCTTGTTCTgttttctagggtttcttcAATAGAATGATATAATCTAGGgttcttgttgtttggattgAGTTAAAAATATGATCTTTTTGACAGAGCTTCTGCTTGGAGAAATCGAGTGGGCGGAAGTGCTACATGTTGTCGCCCAAACTGTTGCGCTTAGAGGGCTTTGAATGGATTTCTCTTCGTGATTCTAGGTTTTCTTTATACCTCATTtattgtttatctattttttttcttttactgatTTTGGATGGATGCCTTTCTTTCTCtgttttttaatgtattttatctAAAATGATTGCTTAGATATCTCTGTTTATGAAGCTCAATTTTCTAATTGTTTTTTGGAAATATAAATGGTAGGGTTAGTATGTTTAATAGTTGAGAATAACCTTGCTGTTAATTCTTAGTTTCCCTGTTTGATTTTCAATGTGATAAACCAGCCCTTATTTTGATCTTCTTTATTTGTGACATTTTGagaatattgtgaaaaaatttGTATCCCTATAACAAGGTTGAAAGGTATATACTTGTGGTGGTCTTTAAATAGTATCTGCAAGTGATTGGAAGTGTTTATTTGAACAATTAAGTAAGCCATTGTATAAtttatttcctttattttgggaaatgcatatatatatatatgatccttGCCTTGTGAATTTGCTTTCAATTGACTTGCGTTTAATGAATGGAATTATTGTTTGTCGATTTTCTattctaataatatttataaatatattttagcaCATTCATTATTTCTTCAGATACCAAGTAACAGCAGGTTTTAAAATAGAAAGAGATGTAAATGTTCTGATTACTTAGCAAACACTGAAAATGTGATTAATTTATTCCTTGTTTTATTGTTCACCTCTTTCAACTTTGAAGGCTTATATAACTTACGCTTGCAAATAACAAGTTATATGAAGATTATTACATTGGTCATCTCAAGAAAAAGTTATACAAAAAGCATCTATTTAGTTGAGAAATCTATTTGATCAATTATGCAAAAAGCACACAATGTTGTATGTATTTTTAGTTATTGAATTTGTACGAGGGAATGAATTGGGAAgtctttcctttttatttccttcttgtttctctttctcttgaAGGATGTATGAGAAATAACAATACAGAATTGCTTAGCAGCACATAGGGGAGCACTAACAATTTATGGATAATGTTACTGATTAGGTTCTCAAAGGTGGCGGAACTGGTGGACGGGCCTTGGTTGGAGATATACGGGACACTGGAGACAAAGATTCTGTCACGGGAGACCACGTACGGGGTACACCTTGTGTTCAGCATTGTTGAACGGTCTCGTGGGCTGGATAGGTTTCATAAGGCAACTGTGAAGCTGGGAGGCAATGTCTCACACAGAGTGGGTCGTTTCCggggaaggaaaagaaaacaaccaTCATCCAATGGTAGTAACCTAGCAGCAGTGGAGGTGATGGAGCCTCACAGGAGGCCGGATGGATGGATGGAGATTGAGATCGGTGAATTTTATACCAGAGACGGTGATGACGGTGAGGTGAAGATGTGTGTGGTAGATAATAATGCCCGCCACATCAGTGGTCTCATCGTCCATGGTATTGATATCCGTCCTAAATGCTAGAAACCATAGATGTGCCTGTATTCATGTTGGTTTTGTATTGTCTTAGCTTTATGTTCTTGTGCCAGTTTTGTGCTAGCTGATGACATGTTCTTTAACCCCagacatatatattataaataatggtGATAAAAAAGcatattcttgttttttaagattgattgatttttggtTCAGAGAACTTCATTTctgtgtttgtatatatattggcaGCCGCAGCATGATGGTCAAAATGTTCAAATGTGAACAATTTAACCAGGCAACCGCAGTATCCATGGGCAGGTGGGAGAATGATTTTAAATCTGTATATTTCACAGTATCTATATGTACTCAAGTCTGTGACTTATTAGTCGTCTGGTGCACTTCTAGTGGTACATTCTTTAAAGGATCATttgaatgtatatatttttttagaaagaacaCAAATTTTCCCGGGATACcctttgaaattttcaaaatttgcatAGTGTGGCCGCACTTCCA is part of the Dioscorea cayenensis subsp. rotundata cultivar TDr96_F1 chromosome 22, TDr96_F1_v2_PseudoChromosome.rev07_lg8_w22 25.fasta, whole genome shotgun sequence genome and harbors:
- the LOC120252703 gene encoding F-box protein At2g02240-like, yielding MVDFGRLPEECILHVLSRTSPEDVCRAAMVCPVFRSAANFDFLWEKFLPFDVDDILSRAVDRIEYSSKKELYFNLCDPIFIDDGKMSFCLEKSSGRKCYMLSPKLLRLEGFEWISLRDSRFSKVAELVDGPWLEIYGTLETKILSRETTYGVHLVFSIVERSRGLDRFHKATVKLGGNVSHRVGRFRGRKRKQPSSNGSNLAAVEVMEPHRRPDGWMEIEIGEFYTRDGDDGEVKMCVVDNNARHISGLIVHGIDIRPKC
- the LOC120252725 gene encoding F-box protein At2g02240-like, whose amino-acid sequence is MEMEMAVMDGVDFSKLPEGCISNVLSLTSPPEVCRFAMVSHVFFSAAASDTVWERFIPSDIDEILLRAVDHIECSSKRELYFRLCNPILINDGKMSFFLEKSSGKKCYMLSAKLLSITWADTSHYWRWISVDNTRFEEVAELLDVCWLEIRGSLDTRQLSQLTKYAAYLVFNLTEASRGLDHPSQETSVKLGAHVSSHITRLMTPLETEYSAYGYDWMENELSDHSDNDDYEDLVAQVIELQSTTEVVSREDGWMEIELGEFDTECGDDGEVEMNFMEIKGGHWKRGLIVQGIEIRPRK